One Kaistella polysaccharea DNA segment encodes these proteins:
- a CDS encoding urocanate hydratase — protein MTFKENIQQGIPSVLPEPKTYDPQINHAPKRKEILTDEEIKLALKNALRYFEPKFHAELLPEFRKELQDFGRIYMFRFRPDYDIKARNISEYPGKSEQAKAIILMIQNNLDYAVAQHPHELITYGGNGAVFQNWAQYLLTMKYLSEMTDEQTLSMYSGHPMGLFPSHKDAPRVVVTNGMVIPNYSKPDDWEKFNALGVSQYGQMTAGSFMYIGPQGIVHGTTITVLNAFRKIKKEPKGGIFLTSGLGGMSGAQPKAGNIAGCITICAEVNPKITKIRHEQNWIDEIHANLDELVERVKKAQESKETVSLAYLGNIVEVWEKFDEENLKIDIGSDQTSLHNPWAGGYYPVGISFEEANQMMAENPELFKEKVQESLRRHAKAINKHTEKGTYFFDYGNAFLLEASRAGADVMAANPTLGREFKYPSYVQDIMGPMCFDYGFGPFRWVCASGKSEDLEKTDKIACEVLEEIMKDSPQEIQQQMQDNITWIKGAQDNNLVVGSQARILYADAEGRMKIAEAFNTAIRKGSIGPVILGRDHHDVSGTDSPYRETSNIYDGSRFTADMAIQNVIGDSFRGATWVSIHNGGGVGWGEVINGGFGMLLDGSADAERRLKSMLFWDVNNGISRRSWARNEGAIFAIKRAMEIEPQLKVTIPNIVDENLL, from the coding sequence ATGACTTTTAAAGAAAATATACAACAAGGCATTCCATCTGTTTTGCCTGAACCAAAAACCTACGATCCCCAAATTAATCATGCGCCAAAACGGAAAGAAATCCTGACCGATGAAGAGATAAAACTGGCGCTAAAAAATGCGCTACGGTACTTCGAGCCGAAATTTCATGCAGAATTATTGCCAGAATTTAGAAAAGAATTACAAGATTTTGGTCGAATATATATGTTTCGCTTTCGTCCGGATTATGACATTAAAGCGCGCAATATTTCCGAATATCCTGGAAAATCGGAACAGGCAAAAGCCATCATTTTGATGATTCAAAACAATTTGGATTACGCCGTGGCGCAACATCCACATGAACTCATAACGTACGGTGGAAATGGTGCTGTTTTTCAAAACTGGGCGCAATATCTATTGACAATGAAATATTTGTCTGAAATGACAGATGAGCAGACTTTGAGCATGTATTCAGGTCATCCTATGGGATTATTTCCAAGTCATAAAGATGCACCGAGAGTGGTTGTGACCAATGGAATGGTGATTCCTAATTATTCAAAACCCGATGACTGGGAAAAATTCAATGCTTTGGGAGTTTCGCAGTATGGCCAGATGACTGCGGGAAGTTTTATGTACATCGGTCCGCAAGGAATTGTTCACGGTACCACCATCACGGTTTTAAATGCTTTTAGAAAAATTAAAAAAGAGCCAAAAGGCGGCATATTTCTTACGTCAGGATTAGGTGGAATGAGCGGCGCACAACCTAAAGCTGGAAATATCGCTGGTTGTATAACCATTTGTGCGGAAGTAAATCCGAAAATTACGAAGATTCGACATGAACAAAATTGGATTGATGAAATTCACGCGAATCTCGATGAGTTGGTTGAAAGAGTTAAAAAAGCGCAGGAAAGTAAAGAAACGGTGTCGCTCGCTTATCTTGGCAATATTGTGGAGGTTTGGGAAAAATTTGACGAAGAAAATTTAAAAATTGATATCGGTTCTGACCAGACATCACTTCATAATCCCTGGGCCGGCGGTTATTATCCAGTAGGAATTTCTTTCGAAGAAGCCAATCAGATGATGGCAGAAAATCCAGAATTATTCAAAGAGAAAGTTCAGGAAAGTTTGAGAAGACATGCGAAAGCCATTAATAAACATACAGAAAAAGGAACCTATTTCTTCGATTATGGAAATGCTTTTTTACTGGAAGCGAGTAGAGCTGGAGCTGATGTGATGGCAGCTAATCCAACTTTAGGAAGAGAATTTAAATATCCAAGTTATGTGCAGGATATTATGGGACCCATGTGTTTCGACTACGGATTCGGGCCTTTTCGCTGGGTTTGTGCCAGTGGAAAATCGGAAGATTTAGAAAAGACGGATAAAATTGCATGTGAGGTTTTAGAGGAAATAATGAAAGATTCTCCACAAGAAATTCAACAGCAAATGCAGGATAATATTACCTGGATCAAAGGCGCGCAGGACAATAACCTGGTCGTAGGTTCACAGGCAAGAATTCTTTACGCAGACGCTGAAGGTCGGATGAAAATCGCCGAAGCTTTTAATACTGCAATTAGAAAAGGAAGTATTGGACCTGTTATTTTAGGAAGAGATCACCATGATGTTTCCGGTACAGATTCTCCCTACAGAGAAACCTCAAATATTTATGATGGTTCCAGATTTACGGCGGATATGGCAATTCAAAATGTAATTGGTGACAGTTTCCGCGGAGCAACTTGGGTTTCTATTCATAATGGTGGTGGCGTCGGTTGGGGAGAAGTGATTAATGGCGGTTTTGGAATGCTTCTCGATGGAAGTGCAGATGCAGAGCGCCGACTAAAATCAATGCTGTTCTGGGATGTAAATAACGGAATTTCCCGCCGAAGCTGGGCCAGAAACGAAGGCGCAATATTCGCCATTAAACGTGCAATGGAAATTGAACCTCAATTAAAAGTAACCATTCCTAATATCGTAGATGAAAATCTTCTTTAA
- a CDS encoding YfiT family bacillithiol transferase, whose protein sequence is MDNLELRKYPIGNYQEPVEISDQDLDQYIKTIKEFPNKIKYAVENWSDEQLDTQYREGGWKVRQLINHLADSSMNSYIRFKLALTEDSPTIKPYNEQQWAELQDSFSIDIKPAIQTLKGVHKRWVYELKSLTNKEFESTYFHPDQNKNINLRECLAFCAWHCEHHFAHIDNLKKENNW, encoded by the coding sequence ATGGACAATTTAGAACTTAGAAAATATCCGATCGGCAATTATCAGGAACCTGTAGAAATTTCAGATCAGGATCTTGATCAATATATTAAAACCATAAAAGAATTCCCGAATAAGATAAAATATGCCGTGGAAAACTGGAGCGATGAGCAACTCGACACGCAATATCGCGAAGGCGGTTGGAAGGTGAGACAGCTAATTAATCACTTAGCGGACAGCAGTATGAACAGTTATATAAGGTTCAAACTGGCTTTAACCGAAGATTCGCCAACCATAAAACCCTATAATGAACAACAATGGGCGGAACTTCAAGACAGCTTTAGTATTGACATCAAACCTGCAATCCAAACATTAAAAGGAGTTCATAAACGTTGGGTTTATGAATTAAAATCACTGACAAATAAGGAATTCGAAAGTACCTATTTTCATCCAGATCAAAATAAAAATATCAATCTGCGAGAATGTTTGGCATTTTGCGCTTGGCATTGTGAACATCATTTTGCACATATCGATAATTTAAAGAAAGAAAATAACTGGTAA
- a CDS encoding GreA/GreB family elongation factor, with translation MSESIVLTTGIYDLIKEHLRRKGTTIEEEQILLQQLRNAKQVLRRELPEDVVTVNCEIKIKDVDTNEEENYLFVQTSRHKEKKGKYSILSPMALATVGNKVGDVINWPFKEGEKKIEILSVEHYN, from the coding sequence ATGTCAGAAAGTATCGTTTTAACTACAGGAATTTACGATTTAATTAAAGAACATTTACGTAGAAAAGGCACCACCATAGAAGAGGAGCAAATTCTTTTGCAGCAACTTCGAAATGCCAAACAGGTTCTTCGTAGAGAATTACCAGAAGATGTAGTAACTGTAAACTGCGAAATTAAAATTAAAGATGTCGATACAAATGAAGAAGAAAACTATTTATTTGTGCAGACCAGCAGACACAAAGAAAAAAAAGGAAAATATTCTATTTTATCGCCAATGGCTCTAGCAACTGTTGGGAACAAAGTGGGCGACGTAATCAACTGGCCTTTTAAAGAAGGTGAGAAAAAAATTGAAATTTTAAGCGTAGAACATTACAATTAA
- the pncA gene encoding bifunctional nicotinamidase/pyrazinamidase: protein MKKALIIVDVQNDFCEGGALAVPGANEIIPYINLLMQDNEYEQIVLTQDWHPANHKSFASNNGKKVGENIILNGVPQFMWPDHCVQGTHGAEFHPDLNRDKVTHIIQKGTNTEFDSYSGFQDNNHFVKTGLDDFLKYHDIELVEIAGLALDYCVKFTCLDAAQLGYVTCLHFNGTRAVNVKPDNAKEAIYEMLQNTVTVLG, encoded by the coding sequence ATGAAAAAAGCCCTGATTATAGTCGATGTACAGAATGATTTTTGCGAAGGTGGCGCACTTGCCGTTCCTGGCGCGAATGAAATTATTCCTTATATTAATCTCCTCATGCAGGATAATGAATATGAGCAAATTGTGCTCACCCAAGATTGGCATCCGGCTAATCACAAAAGTTTTGCCTCAAATAATGGCAAAAAAGTCGGTGAAAATATCATTTTGAACGGCGTTCCTCAATTTATGTGGCCCGATCACTGCGTGCAGGGAACGCACGGTGCAGAATTTCATCCCGATTTAAACCGTGATAAAGTGACGCATATTATTCAAAAAGGCACAAACACAGAATTCGACAGTTACAGTGGTTTTCAAGATAATAATCATTTTGTAAAAACCGGACTTGATGATTTTTTAAAATATCATGATATAGAACTGGTGGAAATTGCGGGACTTGCCCTTGATTATTGTGTGAAATTTACGTGCTTAGATGCAGCGCAATTAGGATACGTAACCTGTCTGCATTTTAATGGAACACGTGCTGTAAATGTAAAACCCGATAACGCAAAGGAAGCCATCTACGAAATGTTACAAAATACGGTAACTGTTTTAGGTTAA
- a CDS encoding Crp/Fnr family transcriptional regulator, which translates to MDSLHNITTYLSEILEVPKDLLDPCSENYTFKKVSKNHILLQPGDICRETFFVEKGLLRMYSIDKNGKEHIIQFAPETWLISDRSSLYFNEKSKYYIEAVEESEVLLLNNHFFTNMIEKFPQTAENNDLLLQKHIRNLQNRVNSLLADTAEERYMTFIKMYPDILQRVPQWMVASYLGITPESLSRVRKELARKNFLPN; encoded by the coding sequence ATGGATTCCCTACATAATATTACAACATATCTCTCCGAAATTTTAGAAGTTCCGAAAGACTTACTCGATCCGTGTAGTGAAAATTATACCTTTAAAAAAGTTTCTAAGAATCACATTCTACTTCAGCCCGGCGACATTTGCCGCGAAACTTTTTTCGTAGAAAAAGGTTTGCTAAGAATGTATTCCATTGATAAAAATGGAAAAGAACATATTATTCAGTTTGCACCAGAAACGTGGCTTATTTCCGACCGAAGTTCTCTTTACTTTAATGAAAAATCAAAGTATTATATCGAAGCCGTTGAAGAGTCTGAAGTTTTGCTGCTGAATAATCATTTTTTTACAAACATGATTGAAAAATTTCCCCAAACCGCGGAGAATAATGACTTGCTTTTACAAAAGCACATTCGAAATTTGCAAAATCGGGTGAATTCTCTTCTTGCTGATACGGCGGAAGAAAGATATATGACATTTATTAAAATGTATCCTGATATTTTGCAGCGCGTTCCCCAATGGATGGTTGCCTCTTATCTCGGAATTACACCAGAAAGTCTGAGCCGAGTACGTAAAGAACTGGCGAGGAAGAATTTTTTGCCTAATTAA
- a CDS encoding TonB-dependent receptor codes for MKFILSFLFVLSFLSFSAQTGSININVYDEFTRKSLPADISISNSTQEFRGEGNINIADLPSGTYSFEIRSTDYETGFLKDVNIVPNQNLTYSVGLNKIARNIDEVVITRKQYKTTAESPLSLRNITSEEVQKNAGSTRDVSKAILSFPGVGSTATFRNDLFIRGGSSAENKFYIDGIEVPVINHFQTQGASGGPRGIITIDFVKDVDFYSGAFPASRNGVLSSLFEFNLKQARKDKLGYKAVIGLDDMQLMMDGPLSKDQSWTGLFSVRKSNLQLLFKAIGLPFLPSYYDATFKVAKKYKSGDELFFLGLGAKDSFKFNENAEPTLTNLTLIDQLPVSPQWNYTIGAGYRHLAENGNWLLTISRNMLDNQAFKYYRNIETPTNLLYDYKSQESENKIRFDRSFAWNEYKFSAGTNLNFSKYFNNSTIKNVTQNAVNFDEILSELNVLQYGVYLQTSKRFFADRLQLSGGFRVDASNYSENTNNPLDQFSPRFSLSYKLTPKFALTFNTGIFYQLPAYTALGYVENQTLTNKSTLKYIRNSHLVGGVEYNGDDNLRLTVEGYYKKYKNCPFSLRNQISLANVGANFGVVGNEPLDSRGFGETYGLEFLAQKRTVNNFYGIVAYTFGYSKFSNGNGNLLPSSWDSRHIVAITAGKYLNHNWNVGARFRMQSGLPETPYDLQRSALVNIWNISNGPLQNFKLLNSQRGNLSHQLDLRAEKKWIFNKWQFTAYIDVVNAYGSKSPSRLPIVNLQRDADNNGVIANPEAPQNQQYYLLQTGESDRSTPLPYFGFIFEF; via the coding sequence ATGAAATTTATTTTATCTTTTTTATTCGTACTGTCATTTCTTAGCTTTTCTGCACAAACAGGCAGCATTAATATAAATGTGTACGATGAATTTACAAGAAAATCATTGCCTGCAGATATTTCTATTTCAAACTCAACGCAGGAATTTAGGGGAGAAGGAAATATTAATATTGCTGATCTTCCTTCTGGAACTTACAGTTTTGAAATTCGATCTACAGATTACGAGACCGGTTTTTTAAAGGATGTAAATATTGTTCCCAATCAAAATTTAACATACTCCGTCGGTTTAAATAAAATAGCCAGGAATATTGATGAAGTCGTCATCACCCGAAAACAATATAAAACTACTGCCGAAAGCCCACTTTCATTACGAAATATTACGAGTGAAGAAGTTCAAAAAAATGCTGGTTCTACACGCGACGTTTCAAAAGCAATCTTAAGTTTTCCGGGTGTTGGAAGTACAGCAACTTTTCGAAATGACCTGTTTATTCGGGGTGGAAGTTCCGCTGAAAATAAATTTTATATTGACGGAATTGAAGTTCCTGTCATCAATCACTTTCAAACCCAAGGCGCTTCTGGTGGACCGCGCGGCATTATTACCATCGACTTTGTGAAAGATGTTGATTTTTATAGTGGTGCTTTTCCAGCTTCACGAAATGGTGTTCTTTCTTCTTTGTTTGAATTTAATTTGAAACAGGCCCGGAAAGATAAATTAGGTTATAAAGCGGTGATTGGTTTAGATGATATGCAGCTTATGATGGATGGACCCCTTTCTAAAGACCAATCCTGGACCGGACTTTTCAGTGTTCGGAAATCGAATTTGCAGCTTTTATTTAAAGCAATAGGATTGCCTTTTTTACCTAGTTACTATGATGCAACCTTTAAAGTAGCCAAAAAATATAAATCAGGTGACGAGCTTTTTTTTCTTGGTTTAGGGGCGAAAGACAGCTTTAAATTTAATGAAAATGCGGAGCCAACTTTAACCAATTTAACTTTAATCGATCAACTTCCCGTGTCGCCTCAATGGAATTATACGATCGGTGCTGGTTATCGTCACCTGGCAGAAAATGGCAACTGGTTGTTAACAATAAGCCGAAATATGCTGGATAATCAAGCGTTTAAATATTACCGAAATATAGAAACTCCCACTAATTTGCTGTACGATTACAAATCTCAGGAAAGTGAAAATAAAATAAGGTTTGACCGCAGTTTCGCGTGGAATGAATATAAATTCAGTGCAGGAACAAACCTCAATTTTTCAAAATACTTTAATAATTCAACCATCAAAAATGTAACGCAAAATGCGGTAAATTTTGATGAAATTTTATCAGAACTAAATGTTTTGCAATACGGAGTTTATCTGCAGACTTCAAAAAGATTTTTTGCTGATCGTTTGCAACTTTCTGGAGGTTTTAGAGTAGATGCAAGCAATTACTCAGAAAATACAAATAATCCATTAGACCAATTTTCCCCACGGTTTTCATTGAGCTATAAACTCACCCCGAAATTTGCCCTCACCTTTAATACAGGAATTTTCTACCAACTTCCAGCTTATACCGCTTTAGGATATGTGGAAAATCAAACTCTCACCAATAAAAGTACTTTAAAATATATCCGCAATTCGCACCTGGTTGGTGGAGTAGAATATAATGGCGACGATAATTTACGGCTTACAGTGGAAGGATATTATAAAAAATACAAAAATTGTCCGTTTTCTCTTCGAAACCAGATTTCACTTGCAAATGTAGGCGCAAATTTCGGAGTTGTAGGAAATGAACCTTTGGATTCCAGAGGGTTTGGAGAAACCTACGGTCTGGAATTTTTGGCGCAAAAAAGAACTGTTAATAATTTCTACGGAATTGTAGCATATACATTTGGATACTCTAAATTTTCTAATGGAAACGGAAATCTTTTGCCTTCGAGTTGGGATTCTCGCCATATTGTAGCCATAACAGCGGGAAAATATTTAAATCATAACTGGAATGTAGGCGCACGATTCCGCATGCAATCAGGATTACCGGAAACTCCGTACGATCTTCAGCGTAGCGCTTTGGTTAATATCTGGAATATTTCAAATGGACCTTTACAAAATTTTAAATTACTGAATTCACAACGTGGCAATTTATCGCACCAACTTGATTTACGTGCAGAAAAAAAATGGATATTCAACAAGTGGCAGTTTACCGCATATATTGATGTTGTAAATGCTTATGGATCAAAAAGCCCAAGTCGTTTGCCGATTGTCAATCTTCAGCGGGATGCTGACAACAACGGAGTGATAGCCAATCCTGAGGCTCCTCAAAATCAGCAATATTATTTATTACAAACGGGTGAAAGTGACCGTTCAACACCTCTTCCTTATTTCGGATTTATATTTGAATTTTAG
- a CDS encoding S41 family peptidase — MKKIVFLAILLILTSCISVKRYNEKLEIPIAAAKLKKDVDFTRTKLEKLHPNLYWYITKENLDYKFDSLKNGINKPLKPNEFYQKLAPIIADIREGHLRLYSADKRLTKKEIKDLKKQKGLLGRYNFVVNDDRIFVKDNADKIPNMNVGTEILRVKDIPVKDLLEKYKPFVNSDGYNTTFQKYSMARRWPLFFTEEFGILDSVKVETKYQNEKNTFYLHREKITKEERKEKEEQNKKLTKSETGKTKDYNIVTKSFNRDLQFPTKDSTIAYMKIKTFSGTYSRKFYRQSFSSLKKSPAKYLILDIRDNLGGSLAEINNLYSYLVSENFKFINDIEVTSRSSMFQANYFIEFPALLKPIAVLGYPFYFVGSALSVKKENNQFYLRNNGIFGLKKAKKDNFAGKIYVLINGSSFSASSIIASKLKDDQRAFLVGEETGGANDGTVAGRYSTKKLPNSKLKLPIGLMLIQPNIDFTHTKKGVVPNEEIILTLNQVLQKKDIQLDWILNDIKKHQFLEK; from the coding sequence GTGAAAAAAATTGTATTTCTAGCTATCTTATTAATTCTAACATCTTGTATTTCGGTAAAACGGTATAATGAAAAGTTGGAAATTCCAATTGCAGCCGCCAAATTGAAAAAAGATGTCGATTTCACACGAACTAAATTAGAAAAACTCCACCCAAATTTATATTGGTATATCACAAAAGAAAACTTAGATTATAAGTTCGATAGTTTAAAAAATGGAATTAATAAGCCATTAAAACCGAACGAATTTTACCAAAAACTTGCGCCAATTATCGCTGACATCCGAGAAGGCCACCTTCGCCTCTATTCCGCAGACAAGCGGCTGACAAAAAAAGAAATCAAAGATCTAAAAAAGCAAAAAGGATTATTGGGTCGCTATAACTTTGTAGTTAATGATGATCGAATTTTTGTAAAAGATAACGCCGACAAAATCCCTAATATGAACGTTGGTACAGAAATACTTCGTGTTAAAGATATTCCCGTTAAAGATTTATTAGAAAAATACAAACCGTTTGTAAACAGCGACGGTTACAATACTACTTTTCAAAAATATTCAATGGCTCGGCGTTGGCCGCTATTTTTCACTGAAGAATTTGGCATTTTAGATAGTGTAAAAGTAGAAACCAAATATCAAAACGAAAAGAATACATTTTATCTGCACCGGGAAAAAATCACAAAGGAAGAGCGTAAAGAAAAAGAAGAACAAAATAAAAAACTCACCAAAAGCGAAACGGGTAAAACCAAAGATTATAATATTGTCACCAAAAGTTTTAATCGCGATTTACAATTTCCCACCAAGGATTCTACGATTGCGTACATGAAAATTAAAACATTTTCCGGCACGTATTCCCGTAAATTTTATCGACAGAGTTTTTCAAGTCTCAAAAAATCTCCTGCAAAATATTTAATCTTAGATATTCGTGATAATTTGGGTGGTTCTCTCGCGGAGATCAACAATCTTTATTCCTATCTGGTATCTGAAAATTTTAAATTCATTAATGATATCGAAGTGACTTCCCGATCATCAATGTTTCAGGCGAATTATTTTATAGAATTTCCAGCCTTGCTAAAACCTATTGCTGTTTTAGGTTATCCATTTTATTTTGTCGGTTCAGCGCTTTCTGTCAAAAAAGAAAATAATCAATTTTACTTGCGCAATAATGGAATCTTTGGTTTGAAAAAAGCAAAAAAAGACAATTTTGCGGGGAAAATTTATGTACTCATTAATGGAAGCAGTTTCTCCGCATCATCGATTATCGCCTCAAAATTAAAAGATGATCAGCGCGCCTTTCTCGTCGGTGAGGAAACGGGCGGAGCGAATGACGGAACTGTTGCTGGCAGATATTCTACCAAAAAATTACCGAATTCGAAATTGAAACTTCCAATTGGCTTAATGCTTATTCAGCCAAATATAGATTTTACGCACACCAAAAAAGGTGTTGTTCCAAACGAGGAAATTATTCTAACTTTAAATCAAGTCTTACAGAAAAAAGACATTCAACTGGATTGGATTTTAAATGACATTAAAAAGCACCAATTCCTGGAAAAATAA
- the ytxJ gene encoding bacillithiol system redox-active protein YtxJ, with translation MSLFNKIFGGEDAQNSSSTFWNSIKSEEDLNKAIEQSFEKKVVIFKHSTRCHISKMVLKNFEAEVGNSDKDVAYYFLDLITFRPISNKIAEDFGITHQSPQLIILENGKAVKDASHQSISVSLI, from the coding sequence ATGAGTTTATTTAATAAAATATTTGGGGGCGAAGACGCTCAAAATTCTTCATCTACTTTTTGGAACTCTATTAAATCTGAAGAAGATTTAAATAAAGCCATCGAACAGTCTTTTGAAAAAAAGGTTGTCATTTTTAAACATTCTACTAGATGCCATATCAGTAAAATGGTATTGAAAAATTTTGAAGCGGAAGTAGGAAATTCTGACAAAGATGTAGCCTATTATTTTCTGGATTTAATCACTTTCCGGCCTATTTCGAATAAGATCGCTGAAGATTTCGGCATCACTCATCAAAGCCCACAGCTGATTATTTTGGAAAATGGAAAAGCAGTTAAAGACGCTTCTCATCAGAGTATTTCAGTGAGTCTCATTTAA